cctcaggtgatctgcccacctcggcctccaaagtgttgggattacaggtgtgagccaccacacccggcctggactCTTTATCTTACAAACATCTTCAGAATGAGAGTGACTGATGGCCTGTCCCTCTCTGGTTTCTGGATGTTGTCCTGGTGCCCATCAGTCATAGGGAGGGGTCCGTCCCAGGAACATGCAGTGAGGAAACTTGTTGCTCTGCAGTCCCTGAGGAGTGCTGCTGGGACAGTGGTTCTCTTGAGATGTCTCCTATATGGGCAGATAGCCCTCGATGTGCCAAGTTAGAGCCTTTAGCCGGTCACATGTGCCCTCTGTCCCTCCCAGGTTTGGAAACGATGTGCAGCACTTCAAAGTGCTCCGAGATGGAGCCGGGAAGTACTTCCTCTGGGTGGTGAAGTTCAATTCTTTGAATGAGCTGGTGGATTATCACAGATCTACATCTGTCTCCAGAAACCAGCAGATATTCCTGCGGGACATAGAACAGGTGCCACAGGTAAGCCTCATCAGGGTGAGATGGGATCACTTTTAGCAATTAAGAATAGCTCCTCAATGTGCATTCCTGTAGGAAAGGGGAGGCGCCCCTCAACATGCAGGCACCCTTCAGGGATCGCCACTGGGGCTTCTGTGCTCCTTACTGAAAATGTTACCCTCCATTCACACTAAAGATTTCTTGTTTCTGGCCCAGCGTAGtagctcacgcctacaatcccagcactttgggaggccgaggcaggcagatctgtTGAGGTCAGTAGTCTGAggctagcctggctaacatggtgaaaccctgtctctactaaaaatacaaaaattagctggatgtggtggcacacacctgcagtcccagctacttgggaagctgagatggaaaaatggcttgaatccgggagatggaggttgcagtgagctgagactgcaccactgcactccaacctgggcaacagagggagacttcatctcaaaaaaaaaaaaaaaaaaaaaaagatttgttgttttaaatacaAGGTTTTTGCTTTTCCAGAGGCAGTGTGTAGCCAGCTTGCCAGTCTCTCTAGGGAGATGGTCTTTAACACACCCACCCAAAGATCCTGTCCCTGGATGCAAATTATGAGGAAAACTATGCTTGTGAGGGAATGGGGTGGGCACCCTTTCCTGTCCCTCGAGCCCTGACCCTAAGTTACAGTTAGAGCCCCTTATGTTATTCGACCTCCAGAACTTTAGGCTCTAATACCTTAAGGGTGTCGTAGAGGGGATTTGCAGATTCTGGGTCCACAGCCTAAACACAGACGGCTGTTTCTGAAGAACTTTCCCCTCCAAGCACTGCCTGCCCTCTACCTGATAACACGGCACATTTGGCCACCCTCCTCTGGGAGACATACTCTAATATTTTCTGAGCACTGGGAAAGATCACACTACACCTGCTTGGCCTGTAAACTTAGAATAGGTAAGAATAAACGGGGGGTTGGGAGATGGGAGGTGAGTTTAGGAAACATGGAGAATTTGGCGTGCATGCGTTTCCCCCCGGAACCCATCTGGCCTTGGAGGTGGCTGGCCACAGACCGGGAGTGCAATGTGGGTTTCTCCTGCTCCTGTTTTGCAGCAGCCGACATACGTCCAGGCCCTCTTTGACTTTGATCCCCAGGAGGATGGAGAGCTGGGCTTCCGCCGGGGAGATTTTATCCATGTCATGGATAACTCAGACCCCAACTGGTGGAAAGGAGCTTGCCACGGGCAGACCGGCATGTTTCCCCGCAATTATGTCACCCCTGTGAACCGGAACGTCTAAGAGTCAAGAAGCAATTatttaaagaaagtgaaaaatgtaaaacacatacaaaagaatTAAACCCACAAGCTGCCTCTAACAGCAGCCTGTGAGGGAGTGCAGAACACCTGGCCGGGTCACCCTGTGACCCTCTCACTTTGGTTGGAACTttagggggtgggagggggtgttGGATTTAAAAATGCCAAAACTTACCTATAAAttaagaagagtttttattacaGATTTTCACTGCTgctcctctttcccctcctttgtcctttctttcatccttttttctcttctgtccatCAGTGCATGACGTTTAAGGCCACGTATAGTCCTAGCTGACGCCAATAATAAAAGACAAGAAACCAAGTGGGCTGGTATTCTCTCTATGCAAAATGTCTGTTTTAGTTGGAATGACTGAAAGAAGAACAGCTGTTTCTGTGTTCTtcgtatatacacacaaaaagggCAGGGCAGCGTCGTCGACGCCTTTGCTGTTTAGCTTCCTCCAGAGGAGGGGGCTTGTAGGAATCTGCCTTCCAGCCCAGACAGCCCAGACCCCCAGTGTATTTTGTCCAAGTTGGCAGTAGAGTGGGGTAGAAGGAAAGCATGTCTCTGCTTCCATGACTTCCCGAGAAAGCCCAcctgggcctggtgcggtggctcacgcctgtaatcccagcactttgggaggccaaggtgggcggatcacaaggtcaggagttcgagaccaacttagccaacatggtgaaac
The window above is part of the Symphalangus syndactylus isolate Jambi chromosome 14, NHGRI_mSymSyn1-v2.1_pri, whole genome shotgun sequence genome. Proteins encoded here:
- the GRB2 gene encoding growth factor receptor-bound protein 2 isoform X2; its protein translation is MEAIAKYDFKATADDELSFKRGDILKVLNEECDQNWYKAELNGKDGFIPKNYIEMKPHPFGNDVQHFKVLRDGAGKYFLWVVKFNSLNELVDYHRSTSVSRNQQIFLRDIEQVPQQPTYVQALFDFDPQEDGELGFRRGDFIHVMDNSDPNWWKGACHGQTGMFPRNYVTPVNRNV
- the GRB2 gene encoding growth factor receptor-bound protein 2 isoform X1, with amino-acid sequence MEAIAKYDFKATADDELSFKRGDILKVLNEECDQNWYKAELNGKDGFIPKNYIEMKPHPWFFGKIPRAKAEEMLSKQRHDGAFLIRESESAPGDFSLSVKFGNDVQHFKVLRDGAGKYFLWVVKFNSLNELVDYHRSTSVSRNQQIFLRDIEQVPQQPTYVQALFDFDPQEDGELGFRRGDFIHVMDNSDPNWWKGACHGQTGMFPRNYVTPVNRNV